From a single Bryobacter aggregatus MPL3 genomic region:
- a CDS encoding beta-ketoacyl-[acyl-carrier-protein] synthase family protein encodes MRRVVVTGLGAVSAFGIGVDLLWSNFTRNACGILPLQSLDTSQLKITTGAEFSSFQPEAHMKKEHLLLADRNAQFALLAAQEAIDQAQLPLPPDAAIVTGCCVGGKHMEDAGYWDVYRESKSRVHPMTIPKVMANAAASLIAMEHGVLGPVFTLSTACSSANHAIGQAMWLVRNGVVEVALTGGSESPFVFGLLKAWEAMRVVSPDVCRPFSKDRRGMSLGEGAGMLLLESEEHARARGAKILGEVAGFGMSADAHHITQPKPEGAAAAMRMALRDAQMDAETIGYVNAHGTGTQANDPAECAALGMVFATHLHKLPVSSTKSMHGHALGAAGALEAVATIEALRRGMLPPTLGFESKDAECDIDMIPNLARPCSAEAALSNSFAFGGLNAVLAFRARA; translated from the coding sequence ATGCGTCGCGTGGTGGTAACGGGGCTCGGTGCGGTTTCTGCGTTTGGGATCGGCGTCGACCTTCTGTGGAGTAACTTCACTCGAAATGCCTGCGGCATTCTTCCGCTGCAAAGTCTCGATACCAGTCAGTTGAAGATCACCACAGGCGCAGAATTCAGCAGTTTTCAGCCCGAAGCCCACATGAAAAAGGAGCATCTGCTCCTGGCGGACCGCAACGCGCAGTTCGCGCTGCTGGCCGCACAGGAGGCAATCGACCAGGCGCAATTGCCCTTGCCACCGGATGCGGCGATCGTCACCGGTTGCTGTGTGGGCGGCAAGCACATGGAAGATGCCGGCTACTGGGACGTTTATCGCGAAAGCAAATCGCGCGTTCACCCGATGACCATCCCGAAAGTGATGGCGAATGCGGCAGCCAGCCTGATCGCCATGGAGCACGGTGTTCTAGGGCCCGTGTTCACCCTTTCCACCGCCTGCTCGTCCGCAAACCACGCCATCGGACAGGCCATGTGGCTGGTGCGCAATGGAGTGGTGGAGGTTGCACTCACCGGAGGAAGCGAGTCGCCCTTTGTGTTTGGGCTGCTGAAGGCCTGGGAAGCCATGCGGGTGGTGTCGCCTGATGTCTGCCGCCCCTTCTCCAAAGACCGTAGGGGCATGAGTCTTGGCGAGGGCGCAGGCATGCTGCTGCTCGAGAGCGAAGAGCACGCGCGCGCACGAGGAGCTAAAATCCTCGGTGAGGTGGCAGGCTTCGGCATGTCGGCCGACGCACACCACATCACGCAGCCCAAGCCGGAAGGCGCAGCGGCAGCCATGCGCATGGCGCTTCGCGATGCGCAGATGGATGCTGAAACCATTGGCTATGTCAATGCCCACGGCACCGGAACCCAGGCAAACGATCCTGCAGAATGCGCCGCCTTAGGGATGGTTTTTGCCACGCACCTGCATAAACTCCCGGTCTCTTCCACCAAATCGATGCACGGCCATGCGCTCGGCGCGGCAGGCGCACTGGAGGCCGTCGCAACCATTGAGGCCCTGCGGCGCGGCATGCTGCCTCCAACGCTTGGCTTTGAAAGCAAAGATGCGGAGTGTGACATCGACATGATTCCCAACCTGGCCCGGCCTTGTTCCGCCGAGGCCGCACTTTCCAACTCTTTCGCCTTCGGAGGACTCAACGCCGTGCTTGCCTTTCGAGCTCGCGCCTGA
- a CDS encoding PQQ-binding-like beta-propeller repeat protein, producing MKHTASLLSITLACAAVATPQGRPVDWPSIGGDARRSGWEKSDIRITKDNAKDFKLVLKRKLEGPTAGARALTPPVVIGLLISYKGFKELGFVAGNSGDLWSIDVDTNKEFWHQRYPVAKGGSALCAGLASAPSLVPPAVFGGRRPAAGAVRPAQLPARLGGGGFGGPRPIYFVAGDGKLRQVNTSDGSDRFPSLDFMPAGSKVSNLVMTDNTVFAASSGNCGGTPNALYAIDLAQEETKPVSFPLPAGDAISEFAVGNNGMVFVQTSTQLYALSGKDLQRKAALTLGSAKATATVTAPTVFEYKGKDLVAAARDGKIYLIDSEAPDAPIATSAQVGNIGAGLSTWEDGDGVRWIAAPVHGAVSTELKAAASNGAAPNGSIVAFRIEDKGGKPELVPAWVSRDLKAPVAPVVTSGNLFALSTAGRAVLYGFDWATGKELYSSGAQVTAPGSLTGLTLANGRVFFTTTDNTLYGFGIFLEI from the coding sequence ATGAAACATACTGCCTCACTGCTCTCGATTACCCTCGCTTGTGCCGCCGTGGCTACCCCGCAAGGCCGTCCTGTAGACTGGCCCTCGATTGGCGGCGATGCGCGCCGCAGCGGTTGGGAGAAGAGCGACATCCGCATCACCAAGGACAATGCAAAAGACTTCAAACTGGTGCTGAAGCGCAAGCTGGAGGGCCCCACGGCTGGGGCTCGCGCCCTCACGCCACCGGTCGTCATCGGCTTGCTCATCTCTTATAAAGGCTTCAAGGAGCTTGGCTTCGTTGCTGGAAATTCCGGCGACCTCTGGTCGATCGACGTCGACACAAACAAGGAGTTCTGGCACCAGCGTTATCCGGTGGCCAAGGGCGGTTCGGCGCTTTGCGCCGGCTTGGCCTCGGCGCCGTCTCTTGTGCCTCCTGCCGTATTCGGTGGACGCCGTCCTGCAGCGGGGGCGGTGCGCCCGGCCCAGTTGCCGGCTCGTCTGGGCGGTGGCGGCTTTGGTGGTCCACGGCCGATCTACTTTGTTGCCGGGGACGGCAAGCTGCGGCAGGTGAATACCTCGGATGGCAGCGACCGTTTTCCTTCTCTCGATTTCATGCCCGCAGGCTCCAAGGTCAGCAATCTGGTGATGACGGACAACACCGTGTTTGCTGCATCGAGCGGCAATTGCGGTGGTACGCCGAACGCGCTCTACGCGATTGATCTGGCCCAGGAGGAAACAAAGCCTGTCAGCTTCCCGCTGCCCGCGGGCGATGCAATTTCTGAGTTCGCGGTCGGGAACAACGGTATGGTGTTTGTCCAGACCAGCACACAGCTCTATGCGCTGAGCGGCAAGGATCTGCAGCGGAAGGCCGCCCTGACGCTCGGCAGCGCAAAAGCCACTGCCACGGTGACGGCGCCTACAGTGTTCGAATACAAGGGCAAAGATCTGGTCGCTGCCGCGCGGGATGGCAAAATCTACCTGATCGATTCCGAAGCGCCAGATGCTCCCATTGCAACTTCAGCGCAGGTGGGCAACATTGGTGCCGGGCTGAGCACTTGGGAGGATGGAGACGGAGTTCGTTGGATTGCCGCTCCTGTGCATGGGGCGGTCAGTACGGAACTGAAGGCTGCGGCCAGCAATGGCGCCGCTCCCAATGGTTCCATCGTGGCTTTTCGGATCGAAGACAAAGGTGGCAAGCCGGAACTCGTGCCTGCCTGGGTTTCTCGCGATCTCAAGGCGCCTGTGGCCCCGGTGGTCACCAGCGGCAACCTCTTTGCTTTGTCGACGGCAGGGCGCGCCGTGCTGTATGGCTTTGATTGGGCGACCGGCAAAGAGCTGTACTCGAGTGGGGCACAGGTGACTGCGCCCGGGAGTTTGACGGGACTGACTCTCGCCAATGGGCGCGTCTTCTTTACGACTACCGACAATACTCTCTACGGCTTCGGAATCTTCCTGGAGATCTAA
- a CDS encoding HlyD family secretion protein yields MEKKTLIVSGVLLVAAVTAGAVYLNGQGKEKTDDAQIDGRLVNIAPKISGYLTDVLVRDNQQVKKGDVIARIESSDQRVKVEQARAALLQAESQLRGAQANVPLTAETTASQLANAQAALASNQADFERAKAGLEQARQAEISFARANAETKRAAQERAQADLRRMKELVDKEEISRLQYDSYVAAARMAESDLKAALDRVESAQKGADIAHSQLAATQARIEQAKAQVQQAKAGERQVAVRIADSGASQANVAAARANLAAMELQLSYAEIVAPADGVVTKKNIEVGMFVSPGQTMLTLIPMNEIWVTANYKESQLRDIKPGQRAEIELDVNGKKYEGKVDSIAGATGARTSLLPPENATGNFVKVVQRVPVKILIDGAQAGTFPVGTNVVATVFTR; encoded by the coding sequence ATGGAAAAGAAAACTTTGATCGTCTCGGGCGTGTTGCTGGTAGCAGCTGTAACAGCAGGGGCGGTTTATCTGAACGGCCAAGGGAAAGAGAAGACAGACGACGCCCAGATCGACGGGCGCCTGGTGAATATCGCTCCGAAAATCAGTGGCTATCTGACCGATGTCCTGGTACGCGACAACCAGCAGGTCAAGAAAGGCGACGTGATTGCACGTATTGAAAGCAGCGATCAGCGCGTGAAAGTAGAGCAGGCCCGCGCCGCGCTGTTGCAGGCCGAGAGTCAACTGCGGGGTGCGCAAGCGAATGTTCCCCTCACCGCGGAAACCACCGCCAGCCAGTTGGCCAACGCACAGGCCGCACTCGCGAGCAATCAGGCTGATTTTGAACGCGCCAAGGCCGGCCTTGAGCAGGCCAGACAAGCCGAGATCAGCTTTGCCCGGGCCAATGCCGAAACCAAACGCGCCGCCCAGGAGCGGGCGCAGGCGGATCTGCGCCGCATGAAGGAACTCGTCGACAAGGAAGAGATCTCCCGCCTGCAATATGACAGCTATGTCGCCGCCGCCCGGATGGCCGAAAGCGACTTGAAGGCGGCCCTTGATCGCGTCGAAAGCGCACAGAAGGGGGCGGACATCGCCCACAGCCAACTGGCCGCCACGCAGGCCCGCATTGAGCAAGCCAAGGCGCAAGTGCAGCAGGCCAAGGCAGGCGAGCGGCAAGTGGCCGTCCGCATTGCCGATAGCGGAGCCAGCCAAGCCAATGTCGCGGCCGCCCGGGCGAATCTTGCGGCGATGGAGTTGCAGCTCAGCTATGCCGAGATCGTCGCCCCGGCGGACGGCGTGGTCACCAAGAAGAACATCGAAGTCGGAATGTTTGTCAGCCCGGGCCAAACGATGTTGACGCTGATCCCGATGAATGAAATCTGGGTCACGGCGAATTATAAGGAAAGCCAACTGCGCGATATCAAGCCCGGGCAACGCGCCGAGATCGAGCTCGACGTGAACGGCAAGAAGTATGAGGGCAAGGTGGATTCGATCGCGGGAGCCACCGGCGCACGAACCAGCTTGCTGCCTCCTGAGAATGCCACCGGCAACTTTGTCAAAGTAGTGCAGCGCGTCCCGGTCAAGATCCTCATTGATGGGGCGCAGGCGGGCACCTTCCCCGTGGGCACCAACGTCGTCGCAACGGTGTTCACACGTTAA
- a CDS encoding DHA2 family efflux MFS transporter permease subunit has product MHEAPKVNPWLIALTVSMVTFMEILDGTIVNVALRHIAGDLSAGVDESTWVLTSYLVSNAIVLPLAGWFYMLMGRKNFYLMGAAIFTVSSLLCGFAPSLTVLIIMRIIQGLGGGGLQPSSQAILQDSFPPEKRNMAMAFYGMTVVCAPALGPSLGGIITDNWSWRWIFFINVPVGVLASYMTWKLVEDPPTMVRKKLSEMKIDGWGLGLLAVGIGFLQVVLDKGQNEGWFQSSFIFWMSFVSVVAIILFFVVEWFHVNPVVDISLLRNRSFFMANLAMFALGFVLYGSSVLLPMYTQQLMGYTATLAGYLLSPGALIVIVIIPIVGKVMGVVQPKYLAMVGMMVNAAAMYKMSQLNLGADMGTLVKLRLLQGVGLAMLFVPINAMAFGQVDRDKVNSATGLVNLSRNLGASFGISLVTAMLSNRSQVHQTQLVSHLTPSDPQYISWLEQAKQLLVLKGYTPADAVEKARGLIGNLLGQQASLLSFSETFFALGVISLLTIPILLSTKKIKGAVSTSAH; this is encoded by the coding sequence ATGCACGAAGCCCCGAAAGTCAATCCCTGGTTGATCGCCCTGACGGTCTCGATGGTGACCTTCATGGAAATTCTGGATGGCACCATCGTCAACGTCGCATTGCGGCACATTGCCGGCGACCTCTCCGCCGGTGTCGATGAAAGCACCTGGGTGCTCACCTCCTATCTGGTCTCAAACGCGATCGTCCTGCCGCTCGCCGGATGGTTCTACATGCTGATGGGCCGCAAGAACTTTTACCTGATGGGTGCGGCCATCTTTACCGTCAGTTCCCTGCTCTGCGGCTTTGCGCCCAGCCTCACGGTGCTGATCATCATGAGAATCATTCAAGGCCTCGGCGGTGGCGGCCTGCAGCCCAGCTCACAAGCGATTCTGCAGGATAGCTTCCCGCCCGAAAAACGCAATATGGCAATGGCCTTCTATGGCATGACCGTCGTTTGCGCCCCTGCGCTGGGGCCCTCCCTCGGTGGCATCATCACCGATAACTGGAGCTGGCGCTGGATCTTCTTCATCAATGTGCCGGTCGGTGTTCTTGCCTCCTACATGACCTGGAAACTAGTGGAAGATCCTCCGACCATGGTGCGCAAGAAGTTGAGCGAGATGAAGATCGACGGTTGGGGTTTGGGGTTGCTCGCGGTGGGCATCGGCTTCCTGCAAGTGGTGTTGGATAAGGGACAGAACGAAGGCTGGTTCCAGTCCTCCTTTATTTTCTGGATGAGCTTTGTCAGCGTCGTCGCCATCATCCTGTTCTTTGTCGTCGAATGGTTCCATGTGAACCCGGTGGTGGACATCTCGCTTCTGCGCAATCGATCTTTCTTCATGGCCAATCTCGCGATGTTCGCCCTTGGCTTCGTTCTGTACGGCAGCAGCGTGCTGCTGCCGATGTACACACAGCAACTGATGGGCTACACGGCCACCCTGGCGGGCTATCTGCTTTCGCCGGGCGCGTTGATCGTCATCGTGATCATTCCGATTGTGGGCAAGGTGATGGGAGTGGTGCAGCCGAAGTATCTGGCCATGGTCGGCATGATGGTGAACGCCGCGGCAATGTACAAGATGTCGCAATTGAACCTCGGCGCCGACATGGGCACCCTGGTCAAACTGCGCCTGTTACAAGGCGTGGGCCTCGCCATGCTCTTTGTTCCAATCAATGCGATGGCCTTCGGGCAAGTGGATCGGGACAAGGTGAACTCTGCCACAGGCTTGGTGAATCTCAGCCGCAACCTGGGGGCCAGCTTTGGCATTTCGCTCGTCACCGCGATGCTGTCGAATCGCTCTCAAGTGCACCAGACTCAACTGGTGAGCCACCTCACGCCCTCTGACCCGCAGTACATCAGTTGGTTGGAGCAAGCCAAACAGTTGCTGGTCTTAAAAGGCTACACACCGGCCGATGCCGTGGAGAAGGCGCGAGGCCTCATTGGCAATCTGCTCGGTCAGCAAGCCAGCCTGCTTTCGTTCAGTGAAACCTTCTTTGCACTGGGCGTAATCAGCTTGCTGACAATTCCGATCCTGTTATCGACCAAGAAGATCAAGGGCGCCGTTTCCACCTCCGCGCACTAA
- a CDS encoding PQQ-binding-like beta-propeller repeat protein: MQIRNVLTFGLLGCTLMWGAEWRTDGGNPQRTAWQQNEKILNKDNVKGMKLLWKIKLDNVPQEMHSLFAPLIVENVPTKAGKKQIAVVSGISDNLYAIDVETGKLIWKKHFEYPTPARRGREGDPLCPPGATAAPVINEPTTSGDRIVYMLAGDGKLHSLNVADGEVVAPPFPFGYPNGKHYSLNLWKDTLFTTTAQGCAGNPNQIWAVNLKDPAKKIMTFNPKSGGLWGRSGAAIDSSGTAWAPTGDGRYDPDNKVYGNGLIGAGVEGNELKLRDWFEPSNWIWLQKRDLDFQVTPAIFPFKDKELMVTGSKECRVYLLDTKSAGGKDHLTPLVRTPLMCNEEVDFQSAGIWGSMASWQDSKGTRWALTPFWGPVHPDFKPPINHGPVQHGAVVAFKVNEKGGKYELNPAWISRDMDQAEPPVIANGVVYAYASGENTRQAYPDKGLADFSPLRIAASKHATLYALDAETGKELYNSGKEIDNFVHFGALSVANGRVYIGDFGSTLYCFGLPGK; the protein is encoded by the coding sequence ATGCAAATACGAAATGTTCTTACCTTCGGCCTTCTCGGCTGCACGCTCATGTGGGGCGCGGAATGGCGCACCGATGGCGGCAATCCGCAACGCACCGCCTGGCAACAGAACGAGAAAATTCTCAACAAAGACAACGTAAAGGGCATGAAGCTTCTTTGGAAGATCAAGCTCGACAACGTGCCGCAAGAGATGCATTCGTTATTTGCGCCGCTGATTGTCGAGAACGTGCCCACCAAGGCTGGCAAGAAACAGATCGCCGTAGTGTCGGGAATTTCCGACAACCTCTATGCGATCGATGTCGAGACCGGCAAGCTGATTTGGAAGAAGCATTTCGAGTATCCGACGCCCGCGCGGCGTGGGCGCGAAGGCGACCCGCTCTGCCCGCCGGGAGCAACCGCCGCTCCTGTGATCAACGAGCCCACCACCAGTGGCGATCGCATCGTCTACATGCTCGCGGGCGATGGCAAGCTGCACTCCCTGAACGTTGCTGATGGAGAAGTGGTGGCGCCGCCCTTCCCGTTTGGCTACCCGAACGGCAAGCATTATTCGCTGAATCTCTGGAAGGATACGCTGTTCACCACTACTGCGCAGGGCTGCGCCGGCAACCCGAACCAGATCTGGGCCGTAAACCTCAAAGATCCGGCAAAGAAGATCATGACCTTCAATCCGAAGAGCGGTGGTCTGTGGGGCCGCAGCGGCGCGGCGATCGATTCGAGTGGCACTGCCTGGGCGCCCACCGGCGATGGCCGCTATGACCCCGACAACAAGGTGTACGGCAATGGCCTGATCGGCGCGGGCGTCGAAGGCAACGAACTGAAGCTGCGTGACTGGTTTGAGCCCTCCAACTGGATCTGGCTGCAAAAGCGCGACCTGGATTTTCAGGTGACGCCTGCCATCTTCCCCTTTAAAGACAAAGAACTAATGGTGACCGGGAGCAAGGAATGCCGGGTCTATTTGCTCGATACGAAATCTGCCGGGGGCAAGGATCATCTCACCCCGCTCGTACGCACTCCACTGATGTGCAATGAAGAGGTCGACTTCCAATCGGCGGGGATCTGGGGCAGCATGGCGAGCTGGCAGGACAGCAAGGGCACGCGCTGGGCGCTGACGCCTTTCTGGGGGCCGGTGCATCCTGATTTTAAGCCTCCGATCAATCATGGCCCGGTGCAACACGGCGCCGTTGTCGCCTTCAAGGTGAACGAAAAGGGTGGCAAGTACGAACTGAACCCCGCCTGGATCTCGCGCGACATGGATCAGGCAGAGCCGCCGGTGATTGCCAATGGTGTGGTCTACGCTTACGCAAGCGGGGAGAACACGCGGCAGGCCTATCCGGACAAAGGTCTCGCTGACTTCAGCCCGCTGCGCATTGCCGCATCCAAGCACGCCACGCTCTATGCGCTCGACGCCGAGACCGGCAAAGAACTTTATAACAGTGGGAAGGAAATCGATAACTTCGTCCACTTCGGCGCCCTTTCTGTTGCCAATGGCCGTGTGTACATTGGCGACTTTGGCAGTACCCTCTATTGCTTCGGCCTGCCCGGCAAATAG
- a CDS encoding sigma 54-interacting transcriptional regulator, whose translation MDPLARYEALTELSRAVAERSELIRLFQDLRLILRRMVWTEYVMLTIYDEANDTVHLRLIDTEEAHHVPIGETFPLSLSPGRAVIETRRAVYWPCRSDVPPSRMRDVLEADRIESTLLLPLITERGVIGALGLGQRIPNAFSEEDREFLELAARPIAVAVENALAHEKLQMERNRLRMVLDLNNAIASQLELAPLLNAIATIMRPHLEQSYFCLTLWNQEQQALIPTVIDYPESAGELAQATGSRIPLIGSAAGEAFTSGEMKLYTGEQIRTLTSPSTQVLTREGFETVCVIPLTTGHGKIGTINLGSRKPKAFQAEALDLLVAAAGQIAIAVENALAYARIAEWNAKLEREKLYLAEEIKTAHPFDEIIGQSPAIRHVLQKVEIVAPTDSTVLILGESGTGKELIARAIHDRSQRASRTFVKLNCAAMPAGLIESELFGHERGSFTGAIQTKVGRFELADGGTIFLDEIGEVSLEVQPKLLRVLQEKEYERLGSARTLRSDVRLVAATNRDLKAMVDAKQFRLDLFYRLNIFPIEVPPLRERAADIPLLVRHFVREYSRRLSKAITTIPSHTMEALERYTWPGNIRELQNLIERSVLLSRADTLRVNLDDLREVTLLNGLAKTLDDLEREAILAALERCGGRVGGKAGAAEILGLKRTTLISRMDKLGIHRTRQ comes from the coding sequence ATGGACCCGCTCGCACGATACGAGGCATTGACGGAGCTCAGCAGGGCGGTTGCTGAGCGCAGTGAGCTCATTCGCCTGTTCCAAGATCTCCGTCTCATCCTGCGCCGCATGGTCTGGACCGAGTACGTCATGCTGACGATCTATGACGAGGCAAACGACACCGTGCATCTTCGTTTGATCGATACCGAGGAGGCGCATCATGTGCCGATCGGTGAGACCTTTCCCCTTTCGCTCAGCCCGGGCCGGGCGGTGATCGAAACACGCCGGGCCGTCTATTGGCCTTGCCGTTCCGATGTGCCTCCCTCACGCATGCGCGATGTGCTGGAGGCAGACCGGATTGAGTCTACCCTGCTGCTGCCCCTGATTACCGAGCGCGGAGTCATCGGCGCTCTGGGCCTGGGCCAGCGCATCCCCAATGCCTTCAGTGAAGAGGACCGGGAGTTTCTGGAACTCGCCGCTCGTCCCATTGCCGTAGCCGTCGAGAACGCGCTGGCCCATGAGAAGTTGCAGATGGAGCGCAATCGATTGCGGATGGTGCTCGACCTCAATAACGCAATCGCCAGCCAGCTCGAATTGGCCCCGCTCCTCAATGCGATTGCAACGATCATGCGGCCTCATCTCGAGCAAAGCTACTTCTGCCTCACCCTCTGGAACCAAGAGCAACAGGCACTCATTCCAACCGTCATTGATTATCCGGAATCCGCCGGAGAACTGGCACAGGCAACAGGTAGCAGGATTCCGCTGATTGGTTCCGCCGCGGGCGAGGCCTTTACCAGTGGTGAAATGAAGCTCTATACCGGAGAGCAGATCCGCACGCTGACAAGCCCCAGCACCCAAGTGCTCACCCGTGAGGGCTTTGAAACCGTATGCGTGATTCCGCTCACTACCGGTCACGGCAAGATTGGCACGATTAATCTGGGCAGCCGGAAACCCAAAGCATTCCAGGCGGAAGCCTTAGATTTACTCGTGGCGGCCGCCGGGCAAATCGCGATTGCGGTTGAGAACGCGCTCGCCTATGCGCGCATCGCCGAATGGAATGCAAAACTCGAACGGGAGAAGCTTTATCTCGCCGAGGAGATCAAAACAGCGCATCCTTTTGACGAGATTATCGGCCAAAGTCCAGCAATTCGCCATGTTCTGCAGAAAGTGGAGATCGTGGCCCCTACCGATTCCACGGTCCTGATTCTTGGTGAGTCCGGAACCGGGAAGGAACTCATTGCTCGCGCCATCCATGATCGCAGCCAGCGGGCGTCCCGCACCTTCGTCAAGCTCAACTGCGCCGCGATGCCGGCAGGACTCATTGAAAGCGAACTGTTTGGACATGAGCGAGGATCCTTCACCGGCGCGATCCAGACCAAGGTGGGCCGCTTTGAGTTGGCCGATGGTGGCACCATATTCCTCGACGAGATCGGAGAAGTGAGCCTCGAAGTACAACCGAAACTCCTGCGCGTCCTCCAGGAGAAGGAGTACGAACGGCTGGGTTCAGCCAGGACCCTGCGCAGCGATGTCCGTCTGGTGGCGGCAACGAATCGCGATCTCAAAGCCATGGTCGATGCGAAACAATTCCGGCTCGATCTGTTTTACCGCCTGAACATCTTCCCCATTGAGGTTCCGCCCTTACGAGAGCGCGCCGCGGACATTCCGCTGCTGGTTCGTCACTTCGTTCGTGAATATAGCCGCAGACTGTCCAAAGCGATTACGACCATCCCCTCGCACACGATGGAAGCCTTAGAGCGCTACACCTGGCCTGGCAATATCCGGGAACTGCAGAACCTCATCGAGCGCAGTGTACTGCTGAGCCGTGCCGACACACTCCGCGTCAATCTAGACGATCTGCGGGAAGTTACGCTGCTGAATGGCCTGGCAAAGACCTTGGACGATCTGGAGCGGGAAGCAATTCTGGCAGCCCTCGAACGCTGTGGCGGACGGGTGGGCGGCAAGGCCGGGGCGGCCGAAATCCTCGGACTGAAACGCACCACCCTGATCTCGCGGATGGACAAGCTCGGCATCCATCGCACCCGGCAATAG
- a CDS encoding TolC family protein, giving the protein MPIVLVMMKIEIEHGPDGTKLELIGKLSGPWVEELESVASRESPPLEIRTGQLQYIDLAGRYLLELLKSRGARVLLALLAIRMTLPAEPLKLTLEEAVRIALKQNPGVQVANLNRAVAEQDARIGKSALLPQVSMDLSHLVQRGSVEASIGFSLPGLPGHIGPFQVINVGPRFGMPIFDLTLLNRWKAAKQGRETSAMNELGVREQTTALVVGQYLSALRQAAAVDAAVSRRDLADALYKQAQNLQQAGVGTGLDTLRANQKLQVEKQNLIVQQTQLRVTLFGLAKLLSIEEGNSVELADAQSFFNSRQDKTEEAEVSLAWSQRPELKSLASRIKAQQLEETAAKRERLPTVRFDGTYGQQGTAYNRMIPAYQIGGTVSVPIYTGGRIGAEIAKAKIETEKLERNVVEMKNQVAYEVKTAREQYRAAQDEVDVANLGLTLARQEVEQSRDRFQAGVTNNIEVVTAQDSLARATESQIEALYRVGVARADIARAMGRMEAAFTK; this is encoded by the coding sequence TTGCCCATTGTCCTAGTGATGATGAAGATCGAGATCGAACACGGTCCTGACGGGACAAAGTTGGAGTTGATCGGAAAACTCAGCGGACCCTGGGTGGAAGAACTGGAATCCGTCGCCAGCCGGGAATCGCCACCGCTCGAGATTCGCACCGGACAGTTGCAGTACATCGATCTGGCCGGGCGATACCTCTTGGAGCTATTGAAGTCGAGAGGCGCTCGGGTGCTGCTGGCGTTGCTCGCGATCCGAATGACGCTTCCGGCCGAGCCGCTCAAACTCACGCTTGAGGAAGCCGTCCGCATCGCTCTGAAGCAGAACCCAGGCGTACAGGTGGCGAACTTGAATCGCGCTGTTGCCGAACAGGATGCGCGGATTGGCAAGAGCGCGCTACTGCCGCAAGTGAGCATGGATCTCAGCCATCTGGTGCAGCGGGGTAGTGTTGAGGCGAGCATCGGCTTCTCGCTCCCCGGTTTGCCAGGCCACATCGGCCCCTTCCAAGTGATCAATGTCGGACCGCGCTTCGGGATGCCGATTTTCGATCTCACCCTGTTGAATCGCTGGAAAGCGGCAAAGCAGGGTCGCGAAACTTCGGCAATGAATGAGTTGGGAGTCCGTGAGCAAACCACCGCGCTGGTGGTGGGACAGTATCTGTCCGCACTGCGCCAAGCGGCTGCGGTCGATGCCGCTGTCTCGCGCAGAGACCTTGCCGACGCACTGTACAAGCAGGCCCAGAACCTGCAGCAGGCAGGCGTCGGCACCGGACTCGACACCTTGCGCGCCAACCAGAAGCTGCAAGTGGAAAAGCAAAACCTGATCGTGCAACAAACGCAGTTGCGAGTCACCCTCTTTGGCCTGGCAAAGCTGCTAAGCATTGAGGAAGGCAACTCCGTGGAGCTGGCCGACGCGCAGAGCTTCTTCAACTCGCGCCAGGACAAGACGGAAGAAGCCGAGGTGAGCCTCGCCTGGTCGCAACGGCCAGAGTTGAAATCCCTGGCCAGCCGCATCAAGGCCCAACAGTTGGAAGAGACGGCGGCGAAGCGCGAACGGCTGCCGACAGTGCGTTTCGACGGCACCTATGGCCAGCAGGGCACCGCCTACAACCGCATGATTCCGGCATACCAGATTGGCGGCACCGTGAGCGTGCCGATCTACACCGGCGGCAGGATCGGGGCGGAGATTGCGAAAGCCAAAATCGAAACCGAAAAGCTGGAGCGGAACGTGGTGGAGATGAAGAACCAGGTGGCATATGAAGTGAAGACGGCGCGGGAGCAATATCGCGCCGCACAAGACGAGGTGGATGTCGCCAATCTTGGACTCACGCTCGCCCGGCAAGAAGTGGAGCAATCGCGAGACCGGTTTCAGGCTGGGGTCACTAACAACATTGAAGTGGTCACAGCGCAGGATTCGCTCGCCCGTGCGACCGAAAGCCAGATTGAAGCGCTCTACCGCGTAGGCGTCGCGCGCGCTGATATTGCACGAGCGATGGGCCGCATGGAAGCGGCGTTTACCAAATAG